Proteins from a genomic interval of Micromonospora sp. NBC_00389:
- the hpf gene encoding ribosome hibernation-promoting factor, HPF/YfiA family — protein MDIVVKGRNVEVPDHYRVHVAEKLAKVERYDHKLIRVDVELFHERNPRQADHCQRVEITCISRGPVIRAEACTDDFYSALDAAIAKLDTRLRRAADRRRVHRGRHAPISVAAATADLPVADLVAAPLSANGDGARSGTAVAERVEEEYDQQPWHIAREKVHPAEPMTIDDALFEMELVGHDFYLFQDKESGRPSVVYRRHAYDYGIISLAT, from the coding sequence GTGGACATCGTGGTCAAGGGCCGTAACGTCGAAGTGCCGGACCATTACCGGGTGCACGTAGCCGAGAAACTCGCAAAGGTCGAACGCTACGACCACAAACTTATTCGTGTCGATGTCGAGCTGTTCCACGAGCGCAATCCGCGCCAGGCCGACCACTGCCAGCGGGTGGAGATCACCTGCATTTCCCGGGGCCCGGTGATCCGGGCCGAGGCCTGCACGGATGACTTCTACAGCGCGCTCGACGCGGCCATCGCGAAGCTCGACACGCGGCTGCGCCGCGCGGCCGATCGTCGCCGCGTACACCGTGGTCGGCACGCGCCGATCTCCGTCGCCGCCGCCACCGCCGACCTGCCGGTCGCGGACCTGGTGGCTGCCCCGCTGAGCGCGAACGGTGACGGTGCCCGCTCCGGCACGGCCGTCGCCGAGCGGGTGGAGGAGGAGTACGACCAGCAGCCGTGGCACATCGCCCGGGAAAAGGTGCACCCGGCGGAACCGATGACCATCGACGACGCCCTGTTCGAGATGGAACTGGTCGGCCACGACTTCTACCTGTTCCAGGACAAGGAGTCCGGCCGCCCGAGCGTCGTCTACCGCCGCCACGCCTACGACTACGGCATCATCTCCCTCGCCACCTGA
- a CDS encoding GNAT family N-acetyltransferase: MTLQQVVEAHGVRLRPFRAADTADVVAACADPLTQRFIPGMPAPYTEADARWWIDAGAPAVWTGGGAVYAVADPATDRLLGGVGLSNPVPARGQAEVGYWVRPAARGRGVAAAATRALSEHAFDTGTVRLELLTDPENGPSQRVALAAGFHHEGVRRSAGARRDGVRHDLLAWVRLADDPPGPAARLLPDLPGGVLTDQVVALRRLAPDDAELMYRLHSRPEVVANQAPPVPPERSAIERRCRLAESGWLTGDIARLLITDVASGEPAGSCGLSYTDVSSGEGSIGYALLPDWRGRGYATRAVRLLAGWAFGAAGIARLTAGTVPENTASHRVLERVGFHREALQRARLPGLAGARLDDLTFALLPADLR, encoded by the coding sequence GTGACCCTGCAGCAGGTCGTCGAGGCGCACGGGGTACGGCTGCGCCCGTTCCGGGCCGCCGACACCGCCGACGTCGTCGCCGCCTGCGCGGACCCGCTCACCCAGCGGTTCATTCCGGGCATGCCGGCCCCGTACACGGAGGCCGACGCCCGCTGGTGGATCGACGCTGGCGCACCGGCGGTCTGGACCGGGGGCGGCGCGGTGTACGCCGTCGCCGACCCGGCCACCGACCGGCTGCTCGGCGGGGTCGGGCTGAGCAACCCGGTGCCCGCGCGAGGTCAGGCCGAGGTCGGCTACTGGGTGCGGCCGGCGGCGCGCGGGCGGGGGGTGGCCGCCGCGGCCACCCGCGCGCTGAGCGAGCACGCGTTCGACACCGGGACGGTCCGGCTGGAGCTGCTCACCGACCCGGAGAACGGGCCGAGCCAGCGTGTCGCGCTGGCTGCCGGCTTCCACCACGAGGGGGTACGCCGCTCGGCCGGCGCGCGCCGCGACGGCGTCCGGCACGACCTGCTGGCCTGGGTACGCCTCGCCGACGACCCGCCCGGCCCGGCCGCCCGGCTGCTGCCCGACCTGCCGGGCGGGGTGCTCACCGATCAGGTGGTGGCCCTGCGCCGGCTCGCCCCGGACGACGCGGAGCTGATGTACCGGCTGCACAGCCGGCCCGAGGTGGTGGCGAACCAGGCGCCGCCCGTGCCGCCGGAGCGGTCCGCCATCGAGCGGCGCTGCCGGCTCGCCGAGAGCGGGTGGCTGACCGGCGACATCGCCCGGCTGCTGATCACCGACGTGGCCAGCGGCGAGCCGGCAGGCAGTTGCGGGTTGTCGTACACCGACGTGTCCAGCGGCGAGGGGTCGATCGGCTACGCGTTGCTGCCCGACTGGCGGGGCCGGGGGTACGCCACCCGGGCGGTCCGGCTGCTGGCCGGCTGGGCGTTCGGGGCGGCCGGCATCGCCCGGCTGACCGCCGGCACCGTGCCGGAGAACACCGCCTCGCACCGTGTGCTGGAGCGGGTCGGCTTCCACCGCGAGGCCCTGCAGCGCGCCCGGCTCCCCGGCCTGGCCGGCGCCCGCCTCGACGACCTGACCTTCGCCCTGCTACCCGCCGACCTCCGCTGA
- a CDS encoding GNAT family N-acetyltransferase: MEPVEIIEDGLLLRPWRDADADAVHRACQDPDIQRWTTVPRPYLPEHAHGFVTELSGRAWAEGTGAPFAVCDPTTGELLGSCGLISISDAGTGEIGYWTAPWARGRGVTVRAARAVARWSFDTLGLRRLIWQAEVGNHASRLVALRAGFRIDGRLRLADPALKSSADGWIGSLLPGEVPEPGSTEPAGPGTLAALRAAVFGRPQPTLFATAEAGELRLRPMEEQDLDAVVETCRDPETIRWTTVPDPYERSDAQWYENFGREAWARGEAACFVIADPDDRYAGSIDLRLSPADPLLADVGFMTAPAARGRGYMPAALAALSAWGFTTLGLARIEWKAHVGNTASRRVAEKAGFAFEGTARGGLQHRGERVDVWMAALLPKDLT; this comes from the coding sequence GTGGAGCCTGTGGAGATCATCGAGGACGGCCTGCTGTTGCGGCCCTGGCGGGACGCCGACGCCGACGCGGTGCACCGCGCGTGCCAGGACCCCGACATCCAGCGCTGGACCACCGTACCGCGCCCATACCTACCCGAACACGCGCACGGTTTCGTCACCGAATTGAGCGGGCGGGCCTGGGCGGAGGGCACCGGGGCACCGTTCGCGGTCTGCGACCCGACCACCGGCGAGCTGTTGGGTTCCTGCGGGCTGATCTCGATCAGCGATGCCGGCACCGGCGAGATCGGCTACTGGACGGCCCCGTGGGCGCGCGGCCGAGGGGTGACCGTCCGGGCCGCCCGCGCGGTGGCCCGCTGGTCCTTCGACACGCTCGGGCTGCGCCGGCTGATCTGGCAGGCCGAGGTGGGCAATCACGCCTCCCGGCTGGTCGCGCTCCGGGCCGGGTTCCGGATCGACGGCCGGCTGCGGCTGGCCGACCCGGCGCTCAAGAGCAGCGCGGACGGCTGGATCGGGTCTCTGCTGCCCGGCGAGGTGCCCGAGCCGGGGTCGACCGAGCCGGCCGGTCCGGGCACCCTGGCCGCCCTGCGGGCCGCCGTCTTCGGCCGCCCGCAACCCACCCTGTTCGCCACCGCCGAGGCCGGCGAGCTGCGGCTGCGTCCGATGGAGGAGCAGGACCTGGACGCCGTGGTGGAGACCTGCCGGGACCCGGAGACCATCCGCTGGACCACCGTGCCGGACCCGTACGAGCGCTCCGACGCGCAGTGGTACGAGAACTTCGGCCGGGAAGCCTGGGCGCGGGGGGAGGCAGCCTGCTTCGTCATCGCCGACCCGGATGACCGGTACGCCGGTTCGATCGACCTGCGGCTCTCCCCCGCCGATCCGCTGCTCGCCGACGTGGGCTTCATGACCGCCCCGGCGGCCCGTGGCCGCGGCTACATGCCGGCAGCGCTGGCCGCCCTGAGCGCCTGGGGCTTCACCACGCTGGGCCTGGCCCGGATCGAGTGGAAGGCGCACGTGGGAAACACCGCCTCCCGCCGGGTGGCCGAGAAGGCGGGCTTCGCGTTCGAGGGGACGGCCCGGGGCGGCCTGCAGCACCGGGGCGAGCGGGTCGACGTCTGGATGGCCGCGCTGCTCCCCAAGGACCTGACGTGA